A portion of the Candidatus Krumholzibacteriota bacterium genome contains these proteins:
- a CDS encoding M28 family peptidase, protein MAALFLSAALAISACGSNDPPVFDADNAFDLLEQQCGIGPRFPGSPEHRMLQRYLASSLERYGANLSLQPFEGILSSGDTLRLVNIIGNYNMKSGKRIMLGAHYDTRPVADMDPDPANRDIPITGANDGASGVAVLLEIARLLGEHPPPVGVDIILFDGEDYGEAGKAEDFCLGSAYFASNTRGYMPFAAIVIDMIGDSDLVIRQEGFSRAAAPDLYEEIFAIADELGLRQFRREKGQMIIDDHLPLIQAGFRAVDLIDFDYDHWHTLEDTPDKCSRESLDAVGRVLIEFIWRQK, encoded by the coding sequence ATGGCAGCTCTTTTTCTCTCTGCCGCGCTGGCGATAAGCGCGTGTGGAAGTAACGATCCTCCCGTGTTCGATGCCGATAACGCTTTTGATCTTCTCGAGCAGCAATGCGGGATTGGGCCCCGGTTTCCCGGAAGCCCGGAGCACAGGATGCTGCAGAGGTACCTGGCATCCAGCCTGGAAAGATACGGAGCGAATCTTTCGCTGCAGCCGTTCGAGGGGATCCTCAGCAGCGGAGATACTCTTCGACTGGTAAATATCATCGGTAACTACAATATGAAATCAGGCAAGAGGATAATGCTTGGAGCCCATTATGATACAAGGCCTGTCGCCGACATGGATCCCGATCCGGCAAACAGGGATATTCCTATAACAGGAGCTAACGATGGGGCCAGCGGAGTCGCCGTTCTTCTTGAAATAGCGAGGCTTCTGGGTGAACACCCTCCTCCCGTCGGAGTCGATATTATACTTTTTGACGGAGAAGATTATGGAGAAGCGGGAAAGGCGGAGGATTTCTGCCTCGGATCGGCATATTTCGCATCCAACACCCGTGGATACATGCCTTTCGCGGCGATCGTGATCGATATGATTGGAGATTCGGATCTTGTAATCAGGCAGGAGGGATTTTCGCGAGCGGCGGCGCCTGACCTGTATGAAGAGATATTCGCGATCGCTGATGAGCTTGGCCTGCGGCAGTTCCGCAGGGAAAAGGGTCAGATGATCATAGACGACCACCTGCCGTTGATACAGGCGGGATTCAGAGCGGTCGACCTGATCGATTTTGATTACGATCACTGGCATACTCTCGAGGACACGCCGGACAAGTGTTCCCGGGAAAGCCTCGACGCTGTGGGAAGGGTCCTTATAGAGTTCATCTGGCGGCAGAAATAG